The stretch of DNA aaaagtaaatcgAGGCTAGTAGAAAGCCTTGCTTCCATTAAAAGTGTGCTCAAAGTCTTTGTAAAACATCTCAGAGCACTTAATAAAGTGATTAATTCTCTTTCCGCTGCTGAGCCATTGGCTGTGGCAGAggtctgcaggaagggctgcGCAGGGAATGCCACCACAGGGAATGCCAATGTCCCTCCTCGCTGggcatcccagcacagctggcccTGCACTGCCTCCTCTGTAAAGTGCTTGGCCTTGCCCAGAAAcgcctgctctgcagcctcagagTCCCGTCACAACCAGGGAAAAGCCAAAGTTGTCTGGccaggccctgccaggacctTCCCATTGCGGGCCCTGCCAGCACCTTCCCATTGCGGACCCTGCCAGGACCTTCCCATTgcaggccctgccaggacctTCCCATTgcaggccctgccaggacctTCCCATTGCGGGCCCTGCCAGGACCTTCCCATTgcaggccctgccaggacctTCCCATTGCGGGCCCTGCCAGGACCTTCCCATTgcaggccctgccaggacctTCCCATTGCGGGCCCTGGCAGCAGCCGTGCCCGaggagcggagcggggcccgaggaggggagcggggcccgAAGAGCGGAGCCCGGCCCGaggaggggagcggggcccgAGGAGCGGAGCCCGGCCCGAGGAGCGGAGCCCGGCCCGAAGAGCGGAGCGGGGCCCGAGGAGGGGAGCCCGGCCCGAGGAGGGGAGCCCGGCCCGAGGAGGGGAGCCCGGCCCGAGGAGCGGAGCCCGGCCCGAGGAGGGGAGCCCGGCCCGAGGAGGGGAGCCCGGCCCGaggaggggagcggggcccgAGGAGGGGAGCCCGGCCCGaggaggggagcggggcccgaggaggggagcggggcccgAGGAGGGGAGCCCGGCCCGaggaggggagcggggcccgaggaggggagcggggcccgaggaggggagcggggcccgAGGAGGGGAGCCCGGCCCGAGGAGCGGAGCCCGGCCCGaggaggggagcggggcccgAGGAGGGGAGCCCGGCCCGAGGAGCGGAGCCCGGCCCGaggaggggagcggggcccgAGGAGGGGAGCCCGGCCCGAGGAGGGGAGCCCGGCCCGAGGAGGGGAGCCCGGCCCGaggaggggagcggggcccgaggaggggagcggggcccgaggagcggagcccggcccgaggaggggagcggggcccgaggaggggagcggggcccgaggaggggagcggggcccgAGGAGGGGAGCCCGGCCCGaggaggggagcggggcccgaggaggggagcggggcccgaggaggggagcggggcccgAGGAGGGGAGCCCGGCCCGAGGAGCGGAGCCCGGCCCGaggagcggagcggggcccgAGGAGCGGAGCCCGGCCCGAGGAGGGGAGCCCGGCCCGAGGAGCGGAGCCCGGCCCGAGGAGGGGAGCCCGGCCCGaggaggggagcggggcccgAGGAGGGGAGCCCGGCCCGAGGAGCGGAGCCCGGCCCGaggagcggagcggggcccgaggagcggagcggggcccgaggagcggagcggggcccgAGGAGGGGAGCCCGGCCCGAGGAGGGGAGCCCGGCCCGaggaggggagcggggcccgAGGAGGGGAGCCCGGCCCGAGGAGCGGAGCCCGGCCCGAGGAGCGGAGCCCGGCCCGaggagcggagcggggcccgaggagcggagcggggcccgAGGAGGGGAGCCCGGCCCGAGGagcggagcccggcccggcagggcagctgccagggctgctccggCTCCTCTCAcacccagcagtggctgctcctcctcctcggaGAGCGTCGGGCACTGAGACACCCCtacaggagggacagggaccgCAGTTCCTGCAGACACAAGaactttcctccctccctccctcggGTTGTGGAGGTGGCGAGGAGATGACACTGCTGGAGGTGTAAGTGATTTAACTGCTAAGTAATTATATGGAGAGAGGACGACGACCTTTATTTTGCTAACTGTCTATTAGAAGAACTTCTCTAATTTTGACTGGGACAAATTAGCAATTTCTAGATATAGTTCTTGACCTTGAGCACATAAACCTTGAAGGCAACTATCACACAGCAAATAATTAACTAAGTGATATATTACCAGATCATACTACAGCGTCCTTTAACAAGATGTCATTCTACATATTCAAGCAGTGAATGCCTATTTTCCAAGCCTGAGTTCTGCACAGATAAAAGTGCACATTAATAAGGGAACAGAAACCGGAGGCTCAAGTATCTGAACCATGAAGAGAAGCATTTAAATTGTTTCAATCTTTTGTTTCTGGCACCATGCCGTCTGCTCACATAAAGCTGTAATTGAAACCACTCCATGTGTGTAGTGGGTTCATTACTGCCTCTGACTGAACTGTCTCATGTGCTAACCATGGTCTGATTTTTTGCATCCTTAGCATCAAGGACTCTTCACCTATGTATTTGTTAGCACATATGGGTTCTTATTCCTTctaggaaattaaaattatctaATATTTAAGAGCCACAAATTGATTCCcgagtccagctcctgtgggACAGTGAATGGCATGTCTAAGCATCTGCAAAATAAATCACCTGGGAAGATATTATATTCAtagaattaaaatacaaaatggtTTAAATAATTGATTTGTAATACTTTGCTATATGATAAATACTCAGTTTACTTCAAGCCCTTATTTGCTGAGTACCAGCTTTCCACTGCTAAAAAGAATGAATGCATTTTAGAAAGAAGTACTTTGCCTAGAAATAATTAATATACTATTTTAATACTAAGTATAGTTTTAATTACTTCTGGAGGAGATACCATCTAAGTATCTCCTCTAATGTGCCCTGGAATGAAACCCATATATTTGATGCAACATATAAAATTAAAGCCTGATAATGACACTTTTGTAGAGTTTAACACAATCATATCTATTTCATTAGACTTTGTAGCAGTTCTAAGACAACGAGGAAACTcattcagaaaacacaggtgaAAACTCTGTTCAAAATACTCCTTGTCCTCTAAAGTCAGGCACTGCCAAACAAGCTGAggcaacagaaaaataaagagacaCAGGTCTCTGCAGTGCAAGAGAGCTGTAAATTTTGGCTGGAGAACAGCAAGAGGTTTTCAGAACAAGTACTATACTTCCAGGCTGTAATGTtactttttttcagaagtatAAACAACAAAAGTACTTCCCACATTTGATGCATTTACTGCTACTCTGAAACACTGAAACTTGTTTACTACCAATTGAAAAATTCTGCTCTCTGTAGTGAGACTCTGTAATGCTTTCATAAAGTGTTCAAAACATGAGGActaaggaaaaacagaaacatcAAAGGTCTGTCTTTACTCCCTCCCTAAAACATTTTCAATCTTCAACATCAAATGAGCTTGGGTCATCATGCAAATCAACTAAATTTATGGTCaatgcatgaagaaaaaaaataaaatcaagctCCCCTTTTTAGTTTTACTGAAGTACCAAAAGATGTGCTGAgatgggagagggagagagagatgcagaggaaaagaagcattcaTAGACTGCTTCTATTCCATCCTGAGGTCAAGATTTCACCTTTCCTGTTTTGGCTGTTCCATCGGCCTATGAAACCATAAGCACTCACGTTCTGTATTTCAAGCTCTAATAATCCATGTCTGCCCTGGGAATTCATGGGGGGAGTTAAGTTAAGCACTCCATCTTAGGAAGCAATATTATTAACATGACATAGTTCACTTGTATTTATTTGTGGGTTTGAACCTGGGCTGTGTTGTCTGTGAAATTTCTTTATTTAGCTATAAATGAAAGCTTGTGCaaatcttaaataaaaatgtattgttCTTTGGCACTATAGAGGAGTTGATCATATTCAGGCCTGTACATGTCTGACCAAGAACTCCTCTGATGCAGCAGCTGATCCAAGCAAAGCTGTTTCACTATTTATAGGTACAATATTCTCATAACAAGTAAAGACAGGAATATTTTAGAACTAAGATGGTGGCTTTTCATAAAGTACccactttatttacattaaataaaaGCTAAGCTATAGCACAAGATTAGTGTAATATTTAAAAGATTCTGTGCAAACAGTCAGCAACTTGTAGACTTCCTCAGCGTGATCCACTTCCTTCTGTAGCTTAGCAACATTAAGACGATAACAAACAGAAATTAACAGTGCCAACGCTAATTTCCATTCGTGGTGCTCACGCCAGTTCACGGGAGCCCCGTGCAGTCTAACCTGCAGTGCCACACGCCTGGGCACACACAGGAATCccctcagagcagctcagggctgtgctgccagccccgTGTCAGtgggagctggcactgccaaaGCAGATGTTTCATGTTGGTAAGCAGAGAGTGGAAATTTCTAagccactttttctttttttcttcattttctctcccACACCTGGCAATAACTGATCTAGTATGTTTGCCATGTGAAGCCCCTCTGCTCAGAGTAACTTCCTCGTCTCTTCTCCTAAATTCAAATAATCGTTAGTCGTGCTAAATCACAAACCTCCTCCTTTCAAACTTCCTTCTCGCTCCTCCAGTTGGGAGCTCCCTCTCGCTGTCAGATTTAACTTCCTTTTGGTTATCTTTTCAGGGAAAGACACAGCCTATGTCAATCCTGTTAATCAAAACAGCTATACAAATTGCCATTCAGATGGAATCTACAGTCTAAGGCATATGTTATCTTACTGCTAAGACATCCGAGTcacaaaatgcaaatttcagCACAATTCCATAAAATCGTCATTATGTCCTGTAGTACTCACAGCATTTGTTAAATCCACCAAGGCTTAAATCATCAAAACTGACAATGAGCATTACGAGGCAGAACTGAGGTAATGGAAACGTCATTATGGCCCTAAGGAAAACAGAGGTGGGGACAAAAGCAATGGACATGTACGGAATGCTGGAATGACCTTGGGTATCCACACCACTCACAGCTCTCCTGGACAGTGTCCTTCCAACACTTGCCTCCACTTTCTCTGTCTATCTTTAGATTTGGGAATAAACCAAAAGGTTGATTATAGGTTACATCCCAAACAACCTAAaggacaaattatttttttcaggttttctttttctctcctttcctgcaAGGAAAGGCCACATCAGCTGTACACCCCAAATATTTGGGAGTCAACTGCGCGATAAGGAACTCCAGAAACTGGGTATCTGTCTGAATTTCCCTAAAAAATTAGTTTATAAATCAGGTAACAGTTTACAAATAGAGAATTACGTTGGAAACCAGAATGGAAAATGTGAGCACAGCATTCCAGCTCAATGTAACCTAAattgcaataaataaaaaatgcatggGAATCTAACAATGAGATAAATTATACCTTCCTCAGTGGTTAAAATATTTGGagtagaaaaaataataaaaaaatctataaaacgTAGTCTGGAATTTATTGTCCTTTAAAAGCTCTGTAATATTAGTTGCAATCACATCCttacaaattaaatatatattaggCTACGGAAATCAATGTAGTTAGAGAAAGTAAATCAAAGGCAGAATGCAGCTTACCGATTATAGTGGAAAGAGCTTGCTAAAAGTGTAAGGACTCCTAAATACTGTGAGGCTTTTCAAGATACTTGCTTATCATTAGGCTTCTAGTTTTGTGAAGTCAGgagatatttaatatttattaaaacttAGTTGCAGAAAATTGTTAATCtgtaaaattctattttaagaAGTACAGTTTATTTAATTAATTGAATTACTTGAATAAAAATGGCAGAAATAAGAGGACATCAGGGACAAATTTTTAACACTACCCTAGGAAAAAAATGACTACAAGCCATTTCCTAATCACATCATCTACATTGCCAAAATCTTCACAAATATTGCAGGTAAATGGAAGCTGCTGTTTTAAATTGTCTTCACCACTCTCAATGGCAGTGTGCAGCcttttccctgtccctgggcagtgtAACATCTGCACAGCTTCAAAAGCCTGGGAGTGAACACTGATTCCTCCCAGGCTCCCCCTCCCACGAGGTTTGCCATAAGGGCTGGCAGGCAGAATCTCCTCTCTTCCCCTGGGACaaagccagcccagggcagggccctcCCTGGGTGCTCCTGGAGGGAGGGATCAGAACCTCTGGTCCGGTTCAGCCTGCACGGCTCAGACAGAGGCAGCTGAGTCCCTGGgtgaagaggggaaaaaagggggacTGCTGGATTTGCCCCACTGGAGAGATGGGTTAAAGAAGGGAGAGATGCACAGGGAAGAGGGGCTGCCTGGATAGAGCCAAACTGCTTTGGGgatggggttttggggaggtATTCCCCATTTAGGTTAtgcagggaagagagaagacaaTCTGGAATAATGGTACAGGACAAGAGAGAGAACTCTGCCAGAGAtctttctggaaaaaagaagaatcCACAGAAACAGATTTATTCAAGCAAGTCACTGCACACAAACAATGAAGCATGGGAAGGAACAGGGTGAAATGCTCTGAAGCACCTACATGGTTTGGCAATGTTCATTCTGGAAACAGATCAATTTTAGTGGGAGTCTGAAATTCCTGTCTGCATCTGATGGCATGTAAAAAATCTCACTTAAGTACTGTGAAGATTTCACCTTGACGTAAACCATTAAATCTGAACCAGAAGGTGAGCTTGGTTTCTTATCTGCTAGTACAGtacatttaaatacatatatatatatatagatagatagatagatagatacatAGTAAGTGTACTAgataaacaacagaaaaaacttGCCTGGATTTTGTAATTCTTTGATGAAAAAATGTAGCATAATGAAGACACCTTAGTAACTGATAAAGACATTATTATTgttatgatgatgatgatagtgtgtattttaagtgaaaaaatacaaaaccaaaaccaacagaCCCCTAGCAATTACAAACCCCATGAACCTAGTGCTACCTGTCCCACCTGTGCCTCCGGGCATAAATTGCTATGTCACAGTAACTTTATGCATAAAAAAGAACTATCTTTCCATCGGGATGTAAACTAATCATTTGAATACAATTACAGTTCTAAACTTGGTGATTTCTGTATATGCATGAAGCTTCTAACCTCCTTCCTTTTCACCTATTcaacctctgtggtgtttgTGAGTGGTCAAACATTTAGTTTGTTTGAATTAACTAATGGCTGAGGCTTTTGTGAAGGTCACCATCCTGGTTTACACACATGGCTGATTAACACACCCCCAGAGCTAAAAGCATCAGATATTACACTCTGAGTTAAGCCTCCTTTCGAGCAGGGACTGCAGtcaccagctgcagccctgcctgcccttgaCCTTGACACTGCCCTGTAGTCAGGCACCCTCCTGCAGGTCACTGCTCCCCACGCTGAGCTCAGGCACCGGGCtcagctcccctctccccccagcccccGAGGGGAGCTGggctccccctgcagccccccagcacagccccgctcGCTCCTGACTGCCTCTCCTTCCAGGGAATGTGGCACCCCGAGGAAAGGAACCTGCCAAACTCACTGAGCTGACAGGTCCCATCCTTCTGCATCCACCATATGGCCCCTCGCCCTACCCTCAgaaagcagggcaggaaaaagACCCTCAGCATCCATGCAAACCACAAATATTTCTaaagctgcagagcagattTAACACCTGAAATGCTCTTTAATGTCAGGAAAAGTCCATCAGCATTAACTGTGTCACACTCAGCAATGGCAGCTTCTGCCTTTTCCGCTGGAGCAAATTTGCTGAAGCTATTGCTCCCACAGCACGCTGCCAAGATACAAGAGAGGAGAGAATgacaagaaaagagaaagaagaaagaagagcaaaaacTTAGCCAAAACTTGCTTGGCTTCAACACTTACAAGCGGAAGCAGCCATCTCCCATAACTACACTTGACTGCAACTcatcacagaaggaaaacacaacagGCAAGGAAGCTGCAGCTGTTACTGGGAAAGATCTACGGAGAAATGCTGccaaatttatttccaaaagtATCACAAACCTGAACATCCCAGGAACAGTGAGTGTCTGCAATACGGCGCTATGTAAAGGAGATAAGAAATGCCATTCTGCGTGTTTATCTGCCTGCAcctaagaaaggaaaatgtaaatattcatTCCctcataaaaatgaaacaaaacctcTGCAACTTTTTATCAATGACTGTGAGGCCAAAGGGATAAGGAGCAGCAGACCTTGACTGGGAAGGGTGGTTCTCCTTAGGGACACTTGCAGGGTACTGGAAGTTATGGTAACCTTTTATTTCAGACCTCTTTTTAACACATCAAAAGGTGTAAGATAGcacatggaaaacagaaatgaagagtCACACAGgcaaaaagcaataaaaaaatgcatAGGTATAAGTTGTATATGCTAATGTTATTTGACTTGCTGATACTTTAATATTATCTATTAAAATTATACAGCTCGGAGTTTCTCACAGCATGGGGTCACCAATGTACTGTGGGCAGAAGCAGATACACATTTCACATATCTCAACATTTTCAAAACCTTCCTGCATAACTGTACTAAAAAATGGATGTTTAAAAACCTCTTTATGAGCACAACCAGAAGGGCTGCTTTAACTTTCACATACCATCCAGACCCAAGAGGATTTTGTCGAAGAGACTGTCACACAGTGCTTAAAGGTGTCACACGCTGCTGCTCACCACGGCCCAGCACTAAACCTGAACCTTTCCATCATGACTTTAGCCTGGGCTTTGTTAGGCAGCCTCAGCCACCTTCCAGGCAgcccaggaggtgctgggggtgcc from Prinia subflava isolate CZ2003 ecotype Zambia chromosome 16, Cam_Psub_1.2, whole genome shotgun sequence encodes:
- the LOC134559275 gene encoding basic proline-rich protein-like — its product is TYTSSSVISSPPPQPEGGREESSCVCRNCGPCPSCRGVSVPDALRGGGAATAGCERSRSSPGSCPAGPGSAPRAGLPSSGPAPLLGPRSAPRAGLRSSGRAPLLGPGSPPRAPLPSSGRAPLLGPGSPPRAPLRSSGPAPLLGPRSAPRAGLRSSGRAPLLGPRSPPRAGLPSSGRAPLLGPGSPPRAGLRSSGPAPLLGPGSAPRAGLPSSGPAPLLGPRSPPRAPLPSSGRAPLLGPRSPPRALPAASARSTGRPRGWPGALPGWTVPLLASPLLPERGRVPHPGRGPWLCPAAQLLPESPSAVRLCGDSASPTPHISHPAHLHPAHLRPAHLPSRRSPPRASPILHISIPRISIPRISTPRISTPGISTPGISIPRISAPRIRAPHISIPRISTPRISTPRIRAPRGAAAPLPPLRVPAGQGQREHCAPVSGAPLSGERLGLQRAQPRASVPGVNPRLHPSVCVRCQC